Proteins encoded together in one Hymenobacter monticola window:
- a CDS encoding DUF6493 family protein: protein MSVVDTFERIIRHQGLSQLVPLLLALDKKEQLAVRAKTKALRKELTEFRQLGSSTWGRTGTELQLAMLFLAGVATYTRKEAMGLNEALGMHWGEGDARSAHREAFFAVAEYARPNWFREWFERQSRGGPWGLPDYELLREMESRGLIDYDSALFSRTLAHSLHLKSFHFRRDKKPVPNYAEKLLHDFEAGAATIERDLLEFFDYDTTVDSTQAYTGVAQQHVAWLNVLGHLVATGHLDRTELLTRSLMALRRDFRRPLLTWFKNLFLDLQPTPAECLSQQLELVELLAHTQPQVVNFAMDQLKAFWTDAAFDPAPLLLYAEGVLTRQDLKTAQRTLLGGLEKLLKRNPALAPELGRLAVSAMASADAAVQAKAAKLLAAMLQAKQPLLSADEKADLLTWLADYADLLTAGARQLLGTWLGSTPALSPTEGGVYVPQVGFVPDLSAATAVVPVADWHELLFLTGQVLRHDNALELERWVDGLLRLRPQFPIDAAQQLMPYLVQVRPALKGKTGEQASAIIAGNGLSGHIGLVQALLLGWAQGFTTERVNKVNVRHDHDTSDPLVLVEQGRFRAAENHLRTRSGLPLLSTPSQAPHWVAPSVLVDKLMQYEAAQVEPDPFDLVVALARTAYANAADARTALARLSLLQRVELRELLQWLLTPGQHPLPAFQPAKTSLLKHLTTRLGKLLPANAGSTSALADAWPWLWAVAARTRQPEGVFEELNGLIPTDYTGVVRPWAPEWEFEIKTNTWVEQWKPGKPTVTQQYPVLQFPSKYTSQTPPSPLLLYSQHARFRAMGQAGWLLPHDYRFVASLIPNNPVPLHWHVVRTAAWADGLESTERDVMQAALQELLGPGPMFPAPTTLLLALGLMHKVPACRALALEVFLSGCANGRLAPAELGTILGRFLAHEFVPVQRLADNLQQARAIDASTDDALLQVLTNLLLELPAEPLRNTKKLVELFADVSGRSGRKPAEAVARKLGGWNGSAALKKAIGELV, encoded by the coding sequence ATGTCTGTTGTCGACACTTTCGAGCGCATCATTCGCCACCAAGGCCTGAGCCAACTGGTGCCTCTTTTACTTGCCCTGGATAAGAAAGAGCAGCTGGCCGTTCGCGCCAAAACCAAAGCTCTTCGGAAGGAATTAACCGAGTTCCGGCAGCTGGGCTCTTCCACCTGGGGGCGGACGGGCACGGAGCTGCAGCTGGCCATGCTGTTTTTGGCAGGGGTGGCGACGTACACTCGCAAGGAAGCCATGGGGCTGAACGAGGCCTTGGGCATGCATTGGGGTGAAGGCGACGCCCGTTCCGCTCACCGGGAGGCCTTTTTTGCGGTGGCGGAATACGCCCGGCCGAATTGGTTTCGAGAGTGGTTTGAACGCCAGAGCCGAGGCGGGCCCTGGGGCCTGCCTGACTACGAGCTGCTGCGAGAAATGGAATCCCGGGGACTCATTGACTACGACTCTGCCCTGTTCAGCCGCACGCTGGCCCACTCGCTGCACCTGAAGAGCTTCCACTTCCGCCGCGACAAAAAGCCGGTTCCCAACTACGCCGAAAAGCTGCTGCACGACTTTGAGGCCGGCGCCGCCACCATTGAGCGGGACTTGCTGGAGTTTTTCGATTACGACACGACGGTTGATTCGACGCAGGCGTACACGGGAGTGGCCCAGCAGCACGTTGCGTGGCTCAACGTGCTGGGTCACTTAGTGGCCACGGGTCATCTTGACCGGACGGAACTGCTCACGCGCAGCCTGATGGCCTTGCGGCGCGACTTCCGCCGGCCGCTGCTGACGTGGTTTAAAAATTTATTTCTGGACCTGCAGCCCACCCCGGCGGAGTGTTTATCTCAGCAGTTGGAGCTGGTTGAGCTGCTGGCGCACACGCAGCCGCAAGTGGTCAACTTCGCGATGGACCAGCTAAAAGCTTTCTGGACGGATGCGGCGTTCGACCCGGCTCCGCTGCTACTGTACGCCGAAGGCGTGCTTACCCGGCAGGACCTTAAAACAGCGCAGCGCACCTTGCTGGGTGGATTGGAGAAGCTATTGAAGCGCAACCCGGCCCTGGCGCCGGAGCTGGGACGTTTAGCCGTGTCCGCCATGGCCAGCGCCGATGCCGCCGTGCAAGCGAAAGCGGCCAAGCTGCTGGCCGCGATGCTGCAGGCCAAGCAGCCGCTGCTATCGGCCGATGAAAAGGCTGACCTGCTGACTTGGCTGGCCGATTACGCTGACCTGTTGACCGCGGGCGCCCGGCAACTCTTGGGTACTTGGCTGGGGTCGACGCCGGCACTTTCACCGACGGAAGGCGGTGTCTATGTACCGCAAGTGGGTTTCGTGCCTGACTTGTCGGCAGCTACTGCCGTGGTTCCGGTTGCTGATTGGCACGAGCTGCTCTTTCTTACCGGGCAGGTGCTGCGCCACGACAACGCCTTGGAGCTGGAACGGTGGGTAGATGGTTTGCTGCGGCTGCGCCCACAGTTTCCAATTGATGCGGCCCAGCAGCTTATGCCCTACCTGGTGCAGGTGCGGCCGGCGCTGAAAGGAAAAACCGGCGAGCAGGCCAGCGCCATCATTGCAGGCAATGGGCTATCGGGGCACATTGGGCTGGTTCAGGCTCTGCTACTCGGCTGGGCGCAGGGCTTCACCACTGAGCGCGTGAACAAGGTTAACGTGCGGCACGACCATGACACTTCGGACCCGCTGGTGTTGGTGGAACAAGGCCGTTTCAGGGCTGCCGAAAACCACCTGCGCACCCGCTCCGGCCTACCCTTGCTGAGCACGCCCTCGCAGGCACCGCATTGGGTAGCTCCCTCGGTTCTGGTCGACAAGCTAATGCAGTACGAGGCTGCCCAAGTAGAGCCGGACCCGTTTGATTTGGTGGTGGCGCTGGCCCGCACGGCCTATGCTAATGCAGCAGATGCGCGAACGGCCCTAGCCCGGCTCTCCCTCCTGCAGCGGGTAGAACTGCGCGAGCTGCTGCAGTGGCTGCTGACGCCCGGTCAACATCCCCTACCTGCATTCCAGCCTGCGAAAACCTCTTTGCTGAAGCACTTGACGACGCGCCTGGGCAAGCTCCTCCCGGCCAATGCGGGCAGTACCAGTGCCTTGGCTGATGCCTGGCCGTGGCTGTGGGCGGTGGCTGCCCGTACCCGTCAGCCCGAGGGCGTGTTTGAAGAGTTGAACGGGCTAATTCCGACGGATTACACGGGGGTGGTGCGCCCCTGGGCACCGGAATGGGAGTTCGAAATCAAAACCAATACGTGGGTGGAGCAGTGGAAACCGGGTAAGCCCACGGTGACGCAGCAATACCCAGTGCTGCAGTTCCCAAGTAAGTACACGAGCCAGACCCCGCCGTCGCCGCTGCTGCTCTACTCCCAGCACGCCCGCTTCCGGGCCATGGGCCAGGCCGGGTGGCTGCTGCCCCACGACTACCGTTTTGTGGCCAGCCTGATACCTAATAACCCGGTGCCCCTGCACTGGCACGTGGTGCGGACCGCCGCCTGGGCCGATGGGCTGGAATCCACCGAGCGCGATGTGATGCAGGCGGCCCTGCAAGAGCTGCTGGGCCCGGGCCCGATGTTTCCAGCACCCACTACCCTGCTGCTGGCGCTGGGTCTCATGCACAAGGTGCCGGCGTGCCGGGCCCTGGCCCTGGAGGTTTTCCTTTCTGGCTGCGCCAATGGGCGGCTTGCCCCCGCGGAGCTGGGCACCATACTCGGCCGCTTTCTGGCACACGAATTCGTTCCGGTGCAGCGCTTGGCTGACAACTTGCAGCAAGCCCGCGCCATTGACGCGAGCACCGATGACGCCCTGCTGCAGGTGTTAACCAACCTGCTACTGGAACTACCCGCCGAACCCCTGCGCAATACCAAGAAGCTGGTGGAGCTGTTCGCGGACGTGTCCGGACGCAGTGGCCGGAAGCCGGCGGAGGCGGTGGCCCGCAAACTGGGTGGTTGGAACGGCAGCGCGGCGCTGAAGAAGGCTATCGGAGAATTAGTGTAG
- a CDS encoding helix-turn-helix transcriptional regulator has translation MADSIAQFVKQRRKMLRLTQPDMAAKAGVGLRFVRELEQGKATLQLDKVNQVLGLFGHELGPVPVDRSRWNDEL, from the coding sequence ATGGCTGACAGCATTGCACAGTTCGTTAAACAGCGGCGGAAAATGCTTCGGCTTACCCAACCTGATATGGCCGCCAAAGCGGGCGTGGGCTTGCGGTTTGTGCGGGAATTAGAACAAGGGAAAGCTACCCTGCAGCTGGACAAGGTCAATCAGGTTCTCGGATTATTTGGCCACGAACTGGGTCCGGTGCCGGTGGACAGGTCACGCTGGAATGATGAACTGTGA
- a CDS encoding HNH endonuclease, whose product MKQGQRLWTRDELLLAINLYCKLTFGQLHKGNPAIIELAGLVGRTPSSVALKLVNFASLDPSLDRAGMSNASHLDRQVWQEFYADWAGRALESERLLAQAQHLTLEDVAAEYEPLPPVPVGRVKEQLVNVRVNQQFFRRTVLAASDNTCCITGLRQPALLVAGHIKPWAVDVANRLNPRNGLALNALHDRAFELGLFTIRPDDYVIEVAPTVRQQNRPDAQAAGELLGQYHGQALRLPARRRFLPDPAFLDWHRSKWQP is encoded by the coding sequence ATGAAGCAAGGCCAACGCCTCTGGACCCGCGACGAGCTGTTGCTAGCCATCAACTTGTACTGCAAGCTCACCTTCGGCCAGCTGCACAAGGGCAACCCGGCCATTATCGAGCTGGCGGGGCTGGTTGGGCGTACGCCGAGTTCGGTGGCGTTGAAGCTGGTGAATTTCGCCAGCCTCGACCCGAGCCTGGACCGGGCGGGCATGAGCAATGCCAGCCACCTGGACCGGCAGGTATGGCAGGAATTTTACGCCGATTGGGCGGGGCGGGCGCTGGAAAGTGAGCGGCTGCTGGCGCAAGCGCAGCACCTCACGCTGGAAGACGTGGCGGCGGAATACGAGCCGCTGCCACCGGTACCGGTGGGCCGGGTGAAGGAGCAACTGGTGAACGTGCGGGTGAATCAGCAGTTTTTTCGGCGCACGGTGCTGGCCGCGTCTGACAATACCTGCTGCATCACGGGCCTGCGCCAGCCGGCGCTGCTGGTGGCGGGTCATATAAAGCCCTGGGCGGTAGACGTTGCCAACCGACTGAATCCGCGCAATGGGTTGGCGCTAAATGCGCTGCACGACCGGGCATTTGAGCTGGGGCTGTTCACCATCCGGCCGGACGACTATGTAATTGAGGTAGCGCCGACCGTGCGGCAGCAGAACCGGCCGGACGCTCAAGCAGCCGGGGAACTGCTAGGACAGTACCATGGCCAGGCGCTGCGGCTGCCAGCGCGGCGGCGGTTTCTACCGGACCCCGCGTTTTTGGACTGGCATCGCAGTAAATGGCAGCCGTAA
- a CDS encoding tetratricopeptide repeat protein encodes MPATITALCQAGELAAAYQQAKAALAERPDSTFAQADMHLVAMTCIKKAMGQSDVVGTTRWLQKLAALALPAHAGRDEQLCWEIRKLLATMAKRQYPPYVEIAELLRALPTITLAPVASLGRSLLLQTALKFKEQLSAEWWAWWNFELLRPEDYVKEIFTPADTGKPMRLPALAETAYGAYAKSLIKRLTPTDKLTGAFGQSIQAEQQAETRLEAQALLPRLEELSTSHADYNWLGYYRAKLLVALGDTAAALPTLLPLVRQKSGEYWAWQLLAETLRPTDSAVALACYYRATKCNSEEMYLGKVRETLASLLHSAGHFGLAQEQLRRLAQAKEAEGKQPPYAAKQLMGQPWFAEVYPVDKTLSAALLATAETAAYGDLPWKPVALQEFIAATAEKPARVRLLPGGRNARPLTVRLKKYPWLAKETLGAPLQVRCEPVNGFEQVVQLAARPEGSPWDTRPTPRPEPSPITRDFDGLLRVQDAGFGFVNDVFVPARLISQHNWTSGQHLQGIAISQFDQKKGKDGWVLKQAKAIEQDKLSSVASPQ; translated from the coding sequence ATGCCCGCTACCATTACCGCATTGTGCCAAGCAGGCGAGTTGGCCGCTGCCTACCAGCAAGCCAAAGCCGCGCTAGCTGAGCGTCCTGACAGCACTTTTGCCCAAGCCGATATGCATCTCGTGGCGATGACCTGCATTAAGAAAGCAATGGGCCAGTCCGATGTAGTTGGCACAACGCGGTGGCTCCAGAAACTGGCGGCGCTGGCCCTGCCGGCCCACGCCGGGCGCGACGAGCAACTGTGCTGGGAAATACGCAAACTGCTGGCTACTATGGCCAAGCGGCAGTACCCACCCTATGTGGAAATTGCTGAGCTTCTACGGGCGCTGCCGACCATTACATTAGCCCCGGTGGCTTCATTGGGCCGGTCACTGCTCCTGCAAACAGCTTTAAAATTTAAAGAGCAGCTGTCCGCCGAGTGGTGGGCCTGGTGGAACTTCGAGCTTCTGCGGCCGGAGGATTACGTGAAAGAGATTTTCACTCCGGCTGATACCGGCAAGCCCATGCGGCTACCCGCCCTGGCCGAAACAGCCTATGGAGCCTACGCCAAAAGCCTGATTAAGCGGCTGACTCCAACTGATAAGTTGACGGGAGCCTTTGGTCAGTCTATTCAGGCCGAACAGCAAGCCGAAACCCGACTAGAAGCCCAGGCACTACTGCCCCGCCTGGAAGAGCTGTCGACCAGCCATGCCGACTATAATTGGCTGGGCTACTACCGCGCCAAGCTATTGGTGGCCTTAGGTGACACGGCCGCCGCACTCCCCACGTTGCTGCCGTTGGTGCGTCAGAAAAGCGGCGAGTATTGGGCCTGGCAACTGCTGGCCGAAACGTTGCGGCCAACTGATTCTGCCGTTGCGCTTGCCTGCTACTATCGCGCTACGAAGTGCAACAGCGAAGAAATGTACTTAGGCAAAGTGCGTGAAACGTTGGCTAGCCTACTGCATAGTGCAGGACACTTCGGCCTAGCACAGGAACAGCTTCGGAGGCTTGCTCAAGCCAAAGAGGCCGAAGGCAAACAGCCACCCTACGCAGCTAAGCAATTAATGGGGCAGCCGTGGTTTGCCGAAGTATATCCAGTCGACAAAACTTTGTCAGCTGCACTTTTGGCCACAGCCGAGACAGCTGCATACGGCGACTTGCCCTGGAAACCTGTCGCGCTGCAGGAATTCATCGCTGCAACTGCTGAAAAGCCTGCCCGCGTGCGTCTGCTACCCGGCGGCCGCAATGCCCGCCCCCTAACAGTGCGGTTAAAAAAATACCCATGGCTGGCGAAAGAAACCCTAGGAGCCCCGCTACAAGTGCGCTGCGAACCAGTCAATGGCTTTGAGCAGGTAGTTCAGCTAGCGGCCCGGCCCGAAGGCTCCCCGTGGGATACTCGCCCAACTCCACGTCCAGAGCCAAGCCCCATTACTCGTGATTTTGATGGATTGCTGCGTGTACAGGATGCCGGGTTTGGCTTTGTCAATGATGTATTCGTGCCAGCTCGCCTCATCAGTCAGCACAATTGGACTTCCGGACAACACCTGCAAGGCATTGCCATCTCGCAGTTCGACCAGAAAAAAGGCAAAGATGGATGGGTGCTCAAGCAAGCAAAGGCTATAGAACAGGACAAGCTGTCTAGTGTAGCATCGCCTCAATAG
- a CDS encoding ATP-dependent DNA helicase gives MPLSPDQTAALAAFHKFLDSSEEPVFLLRGYAGTGKTTLLKTLLAELTRPAVLLAPTGRAARVMTRQTGREATTIHRGIYNFEKLRRLEETEDNTGKDDAHKSFKYHFDLANNQATKGTVFVVDEASMIGDKYSESEFFQLGSGRLLSDLLQYVQPSVHNGYKILLVGDRAQLAPVGDPESRALNEQWLCERLGIVGALPGRELTEVMRQQADSGILRNATAVRECLRTSDFNRLRLTRAADVQDVPTGEILATYLGAGGGPQAGDKTVIVTYSNNLARQYNEQVRAHFFPGQTSVAVDDWLIIAQNNYLNPEEAIYNGEFATVLEVGESYGISRKVSIAVTDKKTLEKKRTDVYVPLRWRRVRLRLTRPDGSQYEAERLLLESFLTSIDGQLRPEATRALYIDAVIRWREKTGHDHKHPEFSDFLKNDPQFQALRVKYGYAITCHKAQGGTWDTAFVDFQGYGGQRHAEYFRWVYTAITRAAKQLYLLNPPDFVPWGEMRVFDPLGVPPAPGGIALWPEVLRAQTALFDPLDELESRLGIASRPVAQVQQFRRVAGQLGEMGVNVEDVSDQQHALRYLLRRGEERGEVLAYYKNDVPFSKAVAQGKANALAQEATTRLNEPLPAGIAVVPATFADDAPPALAGFYEQFAEAATEAGIMILIVQHHKNLERYLLQDATGRAVLNLDYDGKGRMTGARITQHDSQSLLHRVQTILQNLD, from the coding sequence ATGCCCCTTTCCCCCGACCAAACTGCTGCCCTCGCCGCCTTCCACAAATTCCTGGATAGTTCCGAAGAGCCAGTGTTTCTGCTGCGGGGCTACGCGGGCACGGGCAAAACCACCTTGCTCAAAACGCTGCTGGCGGAGCTGACGCGGCCCGCCGTGCTGCTGGCGCCCACGGGCCGGGCGGCGCGGGTGATGACCCGCCAAACCGGGCGCGAGGCCACCACTATTCACCGGGGCATCTATAATTTTGAGAAGCTGCGGCGGTTGGAAGAAACGGAAGACAACACAGGGAAAGACGATGCGCACAAGTCGTTCAAATATCATTTCGACCTAGCGAACAATCAAGCCACGAAGGGCACGGTGTTCGTGGTGGATGAGGCCTCGATGATTGGCGATAAGTACAGCGAAAGCGAGTTTTTCCAGCTGGGTAGCGGGCGGCTGCTTAGCGACTTGCTCCAATACGTGCAGCCCTCGGTGCACAACGGGTATAAAATCCTGCTGGTAGGCGACCGGGCGCAGCTGGCACCAGTGGGCGACCCGGAATCGCGGGCGCTCAACGAGCAGTGGCTGTGTGAGCGCCTGGGCATCGTGGGGGCGCTGCCAGGCCGGGAGCTGACCGAAGTAATGCGTCAGCAAGCCGATAGCGGCATTTTGCGCAATGCTACTGCCGTGCGTGAGTGCCTTCGCACCAGCGACTTCAACCGCTTGCGCCTGACGCGGGCCGCCGATGTACAGGATGTGCCGACGGGCGAAATCCTGGCTACCTATCTGGGGGCTGGCGGCGGCCCGCAAGCAGGCGACAAGACGGTCATCGTGACGTATTCCAACAACCTGGCCCGGCAGTACAACGAGCAGGTACGGGCGCATTTCTTTCCGGGGCAAACCAGCGTGGCCGTGGATGATTGGCTAATTATCGCGCAAAACAACTACCTCAACCCCGAGGAGGCCATCTACAACGGGGAGTTTGCCACTGTGCTGGAGGTAGGCGAGTCGTACGGCATTTCGCGCAAGGTCTCTATTGCCGTTACCGATAAGAAAACGCTGGAAAAGAAACGAACCGACGTGTACGTGCCGCTGCGCTGGCGGCGGGTACGCCTGCGCCTCACCCGGCCCGACGGCAGCCAGTACGAAGCCGAGCGGCTGCTATTGGAAAGCTTTCTGACCAGCATTGACGGGCAGTTGCGCCCGGAGGCAACCCGGGCGCTTTACATCGACGCGGTGATTCGGTGGCGTGAAAAAACCGGGCACGACCACAAACATCCCGAGTTCAGTGACTTCCTCAAAAACGACCCGCAGTTTCAGGCCCTGCGGGTGAAGTACGGCTACGCCATCACCTGCCACAAGGCCCAGGGCGGCACCTGGGACACGGCTTTTGTCGATTTCCAAGGCTACGGCGGGCAGCGCCATGCTGAGTATTTTCGCTGGGTTTACACGGCCATAACGCGCGCCGCCAAGCAGCTGTATCTACTGAACCCGCCAGACTTTGTGCCGTGGGGCGAGATGCGCGTGTTCGACCCGCTGGGGGTGCCTCCTGCGCCGGGCGGCATCGCGTTGTGGCCGGAAGTGCTGCGTGCCCAAACGGCCCTGTTTGACCCGCTAGATGAACTGGAATCCCGGTTAGGAATCGCCAGCCGACCAGTGGCCCAAGTGCAGCAGTTTCGGCGAGTGGCAGGCCAGCTTGGCGAAATGGGGGTAAATGTAGAGGACGTAAGCGACCAGCAGCACGCTCTGCGCTACCTGCTGCGCCGGGGCGAGGAGCGGGGCGAAGTGCTGGCCTATTATAAAAACGATGTGCCTTTTAGCAAGGCCGTGGCGCAGGGCAAAGCCAATGCCCTCGCCCAGGAGGCGACTACCCGGCTGAACGAGCCGCTGCCGGCGGGCATTGCAGTAGTGCCGGCCACCTTCGCCGACGATGCCCCACCCGCGCTGGCCGGCTTTTATGAGCAGTTTGCGGAAGCTGCCACCGAAGCGGGAATCATGATTCTGATTGTGCAGCACCACAAAAACCTCGAACGCTACCTGCTCCAGGATGCCACGGGGCGGGCCGTGCTGAACCTGGATTACGACGGCAAAGGCCGCATGACCGGGGCGCGGATTACGCAGCACGATTCGCAAAGCTTGCTGCACCGCGTGCAAACCATCCTGCAAAATCTGGACTAA
- a CDS encoding reverse transcriptase domain-containing protein, giving the protein MAFALNAALQQDLDENPQHKPKLITPKLLNYYAYHKKETRYRTFQIAKRTRGEFRTIKAPDHGLLRLQRLLLRCLTAAFTTSHPASHGFVPGRSVLTNALPHVGHRFVLNLDLRNFFPSTSVGRVMAVLQLPPFSLAKESAYLVANLCCDQGSLPQGAPTSPLLTNAVCQRLDRRLQQLATRHRCTYTRYADDLTFSCNRPVFRAAFHQELNATLAAEGYQQNEQKQRLQTPETRQEVTGIVVNDRPNVPREYVRQIRAMLHNWETKGYEAASATLRQHYPTSKAHARHNGKVPKLERVLAGKIAYLGMVRGQNDSAFLNLIKSFLRIKDAGQ; this is encoded by the coding sequence TTGGCCTTCGCGCTGAACGCAGCCTTGCAGCAGGATTTAGATGAAAACCCCCAGCACAAGCCTAAGCTCATCACACCCAAGCTGCTGAATTACTACGCTTACCATAAGAAGGAAACCCGCTACCGCACCTTTCAGATTGCGAAGCGCACGCGGGGGGAGTTCCGCACCATCAAAGCGCCCGACCACGGCCTACTGCGCTTGCAGCGCTTGCTGCTCCGCTGCCTCACTGCTGCTTTCACCACCAGCCACCCGGCTTCGCACGGCTTTGTACCTGGCCGTAGCGTACTCACCAATGCGCTGCCCCATGTGGGCCACCGGTTCGTGCTGAACCTAGATTTGCGCAACTTCTTCCCCAGCACGTCGGTGGGGCGGGTGATGGCTGTGCTGCAATTGCCACCGTTCAGCCTCGCCAAAGAAAGTGCTTACCTCGTGGCCAACCTCTGCTGCGACCAGGGCAGCTTGCCGCAGGGCGCGCCCACCTCGCCCTTGCTCACCAATGCCGTGTGCCAGCGCCTCGACCGCCGCCTCCAGCAACTCGCCACCCGCCACCGCTGTACCTACACCCGCTACGCCGACGACCTCACGTTCTCGTGCAACCGTCCGGTTTTCCGCGCCGCATTTCACCAGGAGCTTAACGCGACACTCGCGGCCGAAGGCTACCAGCAAAATGAGCAGAAACAGCGCCTCCAAACCCCGGAAACCCGCCAGGAAGTAACCGGCATCGTGGTAAACGACCGCCCCAACGTACCCCGCGAATACGTGCGGCAAATCCGGGCCATGCTGCACAACTGGGAAACCAAAGGCTATGAAGCAGCTAGTGCTACATTGCGGCAGCATTATCCCACTAGCAAAGCCCACGCCCGTCACAACGGCAAGGTGCCGAAACTGGAGCGGGTTCTGGCGGGGAAAATTGCTTACTTGGGGATGGTTAGGGGGCAGAATGACTCTGCGTTCTTAAATCTAATAAAATCTTTTTTAAGAATTAAAGATGCGGGACAATAG
- a CDS encoding helix-turn-helix transcriptional regulator, translated as MPTTKEPETRYRLIDECLQRRQKIWTSQTLRETVTAKFWELTGHKLSPRQFSQDLADMREGGSTGYNAPIAHTRDRGYHYTDDNFRLHNSPLETGDAAVLRQALAALRQFQGLGLSDELGDVVQRVEAHLQAQPADDAAGQSVIWFEQVPDYAGTPFLGPLYQAIRARQVLLLRYRAFGAAEAWEETVQPYLLKQYNHRWFLVGQGSGRSGISNYALDRIEGVAADETISYQPPRADLAARFADVVGVSVPEGGVLETVRLRFRAGRGQYVLTKPLHPSQQTDTITGDVVEISLQLVLNPELQTLLLSFGDDIEVLAPLSLRTRISERLKAATGLYRQ; from the coding sequence ATGCCGACTACCAAAGAACCAGAAACCCGCTACCGCCTGATTGACGAGTGCTTGCAACGCCGGCAAAAAATATGGACCTCTCAAACGTTGAGGGAAACGGTGACGGCTAAATTTTGGGAGTTGACCGGCCACAAGCTTAGCCCTCGGCAATTCTCGCAGGACCTAGCCGATATGCGTGAAGGCGGCAGTACTGGTTACAATGCCCCCATCGCACACACCCGCGACCGGGGCTACCACTACACCGATGATAATTTCCGCCTCCACAATAGTCCTCTGGAAACCGGCGACGCGGCTGTGCTACGGCAAGCACTGGCGGCGCTGCGGCAGTTTCAGGGCCTGGGACTGAGCGACGAATTGGGCGACGTTGTGCAGCGCGTGGAAGCCCACTTGCAAGCCCAGCCCGCCGACGACGCGGCCGGGCAGTCGGTTATCTGGTTCGAGCAGGTGCCCGACTATGCGGGCACGCCGTTTTTGGGGCCGCTGTATCAGGCCATTCGGGCACGACAGGTATTGCTGCTGCGCTACCGGGCGTTTGGCGCGGCCGAGGCTTGGGAGGAAACCGTGCAGCCGTACCTGCTAAAGCAGTACAACCACCGCTGGTTTCTGGTGGGGCAGGGTTCGGGACGGTCAGGCATCAGCAACTACGCGCTCGACCGTATTGAGGGTGTAGCTGCTGATGAAACCATTTCGTATCAGCCGCCGAGGGCCGATTTAGCAGCGCGGTTCGCGGATGTTGTGGGAGTATCGGTGCCGGAGGGGGGCGTACTGGAAACGGTGCGGCTGCGCTTTCGAGCCGGGCGCGGGCAATACGTGCTAACTAAGCCCCTACATCCCAGCCAGCAGACGGATACGATAACCGGTGATGTCGTTGAAATCAGCCTGCAGCTGGTGCTGAATCCAGAGTTGCAAACGCTGCTTTTGAGTTTCGGGGATGATATAGAAGTGTTGGCACCATTGAGCTTACGTACACGTATTTCTGAACGGCTGAAGGCTGCCACCGGCCTGTATCGCCAATAA
- a CDS encoding PD-(D/E)XK nuclease-like domain-containing protein, whose product MFHALTHHPALTQAQHRALPQVSNTDLSELKAGIMGQLRRPNPVALAYGSHFHSAVLEPATYARTEERGIKWTDLEMLARQVRRQRYCRDILYRGQAEQSYTATHTATGVGVKLRPDLLVRSPAGRQLTLIDFKTTSSPDRAHFLTTIEKYDYDRQAALYLDVLGATRFLIIGVQKKAPHEVWRVELTAMPGLIEQGRKKYAALLYESGHGRQVAGLSIPFILPAPLALAA is encoded by the coding sequence ATGTTTCACGCCCTTACGCATCATCCCGCCCTGACCCAGGCCCAGCACCGAGCCCTGCCCCAGGTTTCCAACACCGACTTGTCCGAACTCAAAGCCGGCATCATGGGCCAACTGCGCCGGCCCAACCCGGTAGCCCTGGCCTACGGCAGCCATTTCCATTCCGCCGTGCTGGAACCGGCTACCTACGCCCGCACCGAGGAGCGCGGCATCAAGTGGACCGACTTGGAGATGCTGGCCCGCCAGGTGCGCCGCCAACGCTACTGCCGCGACATTTTATACCGAGGCCAGGCTGAACAGTCCTACACCGCCACCCACACGGCCACCGGGGTAGGAGTGAAGCTGCGCCCCGACCTATTGGTCCGCAGCCCCGCCGGCCGCCAGCTCACGCTCATCGACTTCAAAACCACCAGCAGCCCCGACCGGGCTCACTTCCTGACCACCATCGAGAAGTACGACTACGACCGTCAGGCCGCCCTGTACTTGGACGTGCTTGGCGCTACCCGCTTCCTCATCATCGGCGTGCAGAAGAAAGCCCCGCACGAAGTGTGGCGCGTTGAGCTAACGGCCATGCCCGGACTCATAGAGCAGGGCCGCAAGAAATACGCGGCGCTGCTCTATGAGTCCGGGCATGGCCGGCAAGTCGCCGGCTTATCCATTCCATTTATCTTGCCCGCGCCGTTGGCGTTGGCTGCCTAA